A DNA window from Vigna angularis cultivar LongXiaoDou No.4 chromosome 1, ASM1680809v1, whole genome shotgun sequence contains the following coding sequences:
- the LOC108337975 gene encoding (+)-neomenthol dehydrogenase encodes MEPEHYFPSPSLLLTRWWTRETVAVVTGGNKGIGFALVKRFAELGVSVVLTARNKQRGEAAVETLREEGVGDYVHFLLLDVSDPLSVSTFASSFKAKFGPTLDILVNNAGVSYNELEENSVEHAESVMKTNFHGPKLLIQALLPLFRRSSFSITRVLNVSSRLGSLNKVRNADIRAVLEREELMEEEIEGVVDMFLRDVREGRWRKEGWPSYWTEYAVSKLALNAYSRVLAKRYSYEGSGLSVNCFCPGFTQTSMTKGKGTHNAEAAAACAATLALLPPHLLPTGKFFSLGRAATFLNATSKL; translated from the exons ATGGAACCTGAGCATTATTTTCCTTCTCCCTCTCTCCTCTTAACCAG GTGGTGGACGAGGGAGACGGTGGCGGTGGTGACGGGAGGGAACAAGGGCATAGGGTTTGCATTGGTGAAGCGTTTTGCGGAACTTGGAGTGAGTGTGGTGCTAACAGCTAGAAACAAGCAGAGAGGGGAAGCTGCGGTGGAGACACTGAGAGAAGAAGGGGTTGGTGATTACGTTCATTTTCTACTCCTCGATGTCTCTGATCCCCTTTCTGTTTCCACCTTTGCCTCCTCCTTCAAAGCCAAGTTCGGACCCACCTTGGACATTCTG GTGAACAATGCGGGGGTGTCGTACAATGAACTAGAGGAAAACTCGGTCGAGCACGCGGAAAGTGTGATGAAGACCAACTTCCACGGTCCCAAGTTGCTCATTCAggctcttcttcctctcttccgTCGCTCTTCTTTTTCCATCACTCGTGTTCTCAACGTTAGCTCAAGGCTTGGCTCCCTCAAT AAGGTGAGAAACGCAGATATAAGAGCAGTGCTAGAGCGCGAGGAGTTGATGGAGGAGGAGATAGAGGGAGTGGTGGACATGTTCCTTAGAGACGTGAGGGAGGGACGGTGGAGGAAGGAAGGGTGGCCGTCGTACTGGACGGAGTACGCCGTGTCGAAGCTGGCTCTGAATGCGTATTCGAGGGTGTTGGCTAAGAGATATTCTTACGAAGGAAGTGGGCTGAGCGTGAACTGTTTTTGCCCTGGTTTCACTCAAACCTCCATGACCAAGGGGAAGGGTACCCACAACGCCGAGGCCGCCGCCGCCTGCGCAGCCACCCTTGCATTACTTCCGCCGCACCTTTTGCCCACCGGAAAGTTCTTTTCCCTTGGAAGAGCCGCCACCTTCCTCAACGCTACTTCTAAACTCTGA